In Thalassospira sp. ER-Se-21-Dark, one genomic interval encodes:
- the rimP gene encoding ribosome maturation factor RimP, with amino-acid sequence MAKIVEIIEPSINALGFELVRVSMTGQDHNILQIMADRPGAKGSINVEDCAQISRTVSALMDVEDPISGAYHLEVSSPGIDRPLTRAAHFDVWKGFEAKVELVMAKDGRRRFSGVLDGIEDNTVALIVDGERVLLPLADIAKAKLVLTDELIAHVTGDRRNDDNAE; translated from the coding sequence ATGGCGAAAATCGTTGAGATTATCGAGCCGTCAATCAACGCGCTGGGCTTTGAGCTGGTTCGGGTTTCGATGACAGGTCAGGACCATAACATCCTGCAGATCATGGCAGATCGCCCGGGTGCGAAAGGCAGCATCAACGTTGAAGATTGCGCCCAAATCAGCCGTACGGTTTCTGCCCTGATGGATGTCGAGGACCCGATTTCAGGTGCCTATCACCTTGAAGTCAGTTCCCCGGGTATCGACCGCCCGCTGACCCGTGCCGCGCATTTTGACGTGTGGAAGGGATTTGAGGCAAAGGTCGAACTGGTGATGGCCAAGGATGGTCGTCGCCGTTTCAGCGGTGTGCTGGATGGGATTGAAGATAATACGGTCGCCCTGATTGTAGATGGCGAACGTGTCTTGTTGCCGTTGGCCGATATCGCAAAAGCGAAATTGGTCCTGACAGATGAATTGATCGCGCACGTCACCGGCGACCGCCGGAATGACGATAACGCAGAATAG